In Novosphingobium sp. P6W, a genomic segment contains:
- a CDS encoding type-F conjugative transfer system secretin TraK, with protein MTGLLPNVVPACAVIFGTALASSMNCMGRRALGAGVMGWGLISVTPALADQTVVAIDNGAVECEASRQDLTRISLRNDQFAAVSKVSAGRASEDFSVVHEPTRGDVYISVPEGYTRSTISFFGTTRKGFVYKFTCKVGGSDAKQVFVANGQAEKPAEQPAAYAVSELPFDEQVLALVRAMFEQKPLPGFEIRDRPRAAVNVGGLKVQLVSEYRGLLLTGQVLRVQNAGKEPMVLSEDIVASRGAIAVSVSNSSLGPGQTTGAYVVLPAGDL; from the coding sequence ATGACAGGTCTCCTGCCGAATGTCGTTCCCGCATGCGCAGTGATCTTCGGGACTGCGCTGGCGTCATCGATGAACTGCATGGGCCGCAGGGCGCTGGGCGCCGGCGTTATGGGATGGGGGCTTATATCAGTCACGCCCGCGCTTGCGGATCAGACTGTAGTAGCCATTGACAACGGGGCGGTCGAGTGTGAGGCGTCGAGGCAGGATCTGACGCGCATTTCGCTGCGAAACGATCAATTTGCTGCGGTTTCAAAAGTGAGTGCAGGTAGGGCGAGCGAAGATTTTTCGGTCGTACATGAGCCGACGCGCGGCGATGTCTACATCTCGGTCCCGGAGGGCTACACCCGTTCGACGATCTCCTTTTTCGGCACAACACGAAAAGGCTTCGTGTACAAATTTACATGCAAGGTGGGCGGGAGCGACGCGAAGCAGGTCTTCGTCGCTAATGGGCAGGCCGAGAAGCCTGCTGAACAACCAGCGGCCTACGCTGTCAGCGAACTGCCATTCGACGAACAGGTGCTGGCCCTCGTACGCGCCATGTTCGAACAGAAGCCATTACCTGGGTTCGAGATCCGCGATCGGCCGCGCGCGGCGGTCAACGTAGGCGGACTGAAGGTTCAGTTGGTCAGTGAGTATCGCGGACTTCTGCTGACCGGCCAGGTCCTTCGCGTTCAGAACGCGGGGAAAGAGCCCATGGTTCTGAGCGAGGACATTGTAGCTTCGCGCGGTGCGATCGCTGTCAGCGTTTCCAATTCCTCGCTTGGGCCGGGACAGACGACCGGCGCTTACGTCGTGCTACCGGCAGGAGACCTGTAA
- a CDS encoding type IV conjugative transfer system protein TraE: MDHAFAYEQSQNTLRQRNLLGLACLALFGTCIALTVVATNPDREVILQPVVAKQMSISSGGVSRDYLEAVTRDAALLTLNRSPETLQYWMDAILAITAPEARGGLKAKLAAIVAEQQGSQVTQFLTIDWIQVDPGTLTSEIGGVLHTVVASRDVRREQRTFRFKWKYEGLSLKLLGFGVVLKKDEAP, translated from the coding sequence ATGGATCACGCCTTCGCTTACGAGCAGTCGCAAAACACCCTCAGGCAGCGCAACCTATTGGGCCTGGCATGCCTGGCGCTGTTTGGCACCTGCATCGCGCTCACTGTCGTTGCAACCAATCCGGACCGCGAAGTGATCCTGCAGCCGGTCGTGGCAAAGCAGATGTCGATTTCGTCGGGCGGCGTGTCGCGCGACTATCTGGAGGCTGTAACCCGCGACGCGGCGTTGCTCACCCTCAATCGATCGCCCGAGACCCTTCAGTACTGGATGGATGCAATCCTGGCGATCACGGCCCCCGAGGCGCGGGGCGGTTTGAAAGCCAAGCTGGCGGCCATCGTGGCGGAGCAACAAGGCTCGCAGGTGACGCAGTTCCTTACCATCGATTGGATCCAGGTAGATCCGGGAACCCTGACGAGCGAGATAGGGGGCGTTCTGCATACCGTAGTCGCCTCGCGCGACGTACGCCGCGAGCAACGCACTTTCCGCTTCAAATGGAAATACGAAGGACTGAGTCTGAAGCTGCTTGGCTTCGGCGTCGTCCTAAAGAAGGACGAAGCTCCATGA
- the traL gene encoding type IV conjugative transfer system protein TraL produces the protein MDHYSIPKHLDDPELIGFWTLDEFLVMVIPFTWGILSQHIVIGLIAAVAAWFGYRKLRAGRSMHWVLHFAYWHLPGGFFGLKVAPPSHLRVLAG, from the coding sequence ATGGACCATTACAGTATTCCAAAGCATCTGGACGACCCGGAACTCATCGGGTTCTGGACGCTCGACGAGTTCCTCGTCATGGTCATTCCGTTCACGTGGGGCATCCTGAGCCAGCATATCGTGATCGGACTGATCGCCGCTGTCGCAGCCTGGTTCGGTTATCGCAAACTCCGAGCCGGCCGCTCGATGCATTGGGTGCTGCACTTTGCCTACTGGCATCTGCCAGGCGGCTTCTTCGGCCTCAAGGTCGCCCCGCCTTCGCACTTGCGCGTCCTGGCAGGCTGA
- a CDS encoding lytic transglycosylase domain-containing protein, giving the protein MKLAGHPEQEEISQDRVISPKIGPGGTAVPLWMLPGDSRTELPGRSPADCRMVTYRPTGFLRADAEIRRSRVYPLMSRVACEYGVPVGLFDALIIQESRYRAEAISVRNAYGLTQLMPGTAAAFGVDRYDEEANLRGGARYLRSQVDRFGRYHLALAAYNAGPGRVQGGRVPRIAETEAYVSQILHNWGRLSGARTSPGHYVTDAMIEVPAAPSIATVAVFE; this is encoded by the coding sequence ATGAAGCTTGCGGGTCATCCTGAGCAGGAGGAGATCTCGCAGGATCGCGTGATCAGTCCGAAGATCGGGCCCGGCGGCACTGCGGTGCCTCTGTGGATGCTGCCGGGCGATAGCAGGACGGAGCTACCCGGAAGGTCACCCGCAGACTGCCGCATGGTCACCTACCGGCCGACGGGCTTCCTTCGCGCGGATGCTGAAATCCGGCGCTCGCGCGTCTATCCGTTGATGAGCCGGGTGGCCTGCGAATACGGGGTTCCAGTCGGCTTGTTTGACGCGTTGATTATCCAGGAGAGCCGGTATCGCGCCGAGGCGATCTCGGTTCGCAATGCCTATGGCCTTACGCAACTCATGCCCGGGACGGCCGCGGCGTTCGGTGTGGATCGGTACGATGAAGAGGCAAATCTGCGAGGAGGCGCCCGCTATCTACGATCGCAGGTAGACCGGTTTGGGCGTTATCACCTCGCTTTGGCGGCCTACAATGCCGGCCCCGGCCGCGTTCAGGGCGGCAGGGTCCCGCGCATTGCCGAAACCGAAGCCTACGTCTCTCAGATCCTTCACAACTGGGGCCGGCTTAGCGGTGCTCGAACGAGTCCGGGACATTACGTCACGGATGCAATGATCGAAGTTCCTGCTGCTCCAAGTATTGCTACAGTCGCGGTGTTCGAATGA
- a CDS encoding LuxR family transcriptional regulator — MYIGPELSLFISRCAEVQSEAEIKDLLTEAGILLRLPKFALVSHVDLLAEGTRAVAISNYHDDWIDRILSRRYYLDDPLHAASTRVRMAIAWHDASKFVQLTARQTAILAEAEGFGLYDGITIPIHSPGEFRGTCSFGGGQRLLVTAELLAVVQLVAVFAFQAARRVIHQAAYLSRPPIPLLSPRHVECLGMAAAGLSNKQIGHRLGLAEDTVHKYIQEAMRRYGIGKRGALILRAVFDGQICYNNAA, encoded by the coding sequence ATGTACATTGGTCCAGAATTATCGCTTTTCATCTCGCGCTGCGCAGAAGTCCAAAGCGAAGCAGAGATAAAAGATCTCCTTACAGAAGCCGGCATCCTGCTGAGGTTGCCGAAGTTCGCGCTCGTCAGCCATGTCGATCTGCTTGCAGAGGGAACTCGGGCTGTGGCCATATCCAATTATCACGATGACTGGATTGATCGAATCCTTAGCCGTCGGTACTATCTCGACGACCCACTCCATGCCGCCAGCACGCGCGTCCGAATGGCGATCGCATGGCACGATGCATCCAAATTCGTTCAACTAACCGCCCGTCAGACAGCGATACTCGCAGAGGCCGAAGGGTTCGGCCTCTATGATGGAATCACGATACCGATCCACTCGCCAGGTGAATTCAGGGGCACCTGTTCATTTGGGGGAGGCCAGCGCTTGCTCGTCACTGCTGAACTCCTGGCGGTCGTGCAACTCGTAGCTGTATTTGCCTTCCAAGCGGCACGCCGCGTCATCCACCAAGCCGCCTATCTTTCACGCCCGCCGATACCTCTTCTCAGTCCGCGCCATGTCGAATGTCTCGGCATGGCGGCGGCGGGGCTCAGCAACAAGCAGATCGGCCACCGGCTCGGACTGGCCGAGGATACGGTCCATAAATACATTCAAGAGGCGATGCGGCGATACGGGATTGGGAAGAGGGGCGCCTTGATCCTTCGCGCCGTGTTCGATGGACAGATCTGCTACAATAACGCGGCCTGA
- a CDS encoding acyl-homoserine-lactone synthase: MAPVIYDGGSANDDALLAQMFLERKRVFIDLLGWDLPVRDDRFELDQFDLPTTRYVVCASDQGEHLGSLRLIPCDQPYLLGAIFPSLCADAPPSSPDIWEISRLCLSRSIRAADGLNARNCLATALVQLALEEGIVGYCCVADEVWGAQIQTFGWRCRQLGDAQQLSTGSIGALQIAIDDDTPELLRRTGIWRADTRASRNVVAMEAGV; the protein is encoded by the coding sequence ATGGCGCCCGTCATTTACGACGGCGGGAGCGCGAACGACGACGCGCTCCTCGCCCAAATGTTTCTTGAACGCAAAAGGGTCTTCATCGACCTCCTGGGCTGGGACCTCCCGGTTCGCGACGACCGCTTCGAACTCGACCAGTTCGATCTGCCCACCACGCGCTATGTCGTGTGCGCGAGCGATCAGGGTGAACATCTCGGATCGTTGCGCCTGATACCCTGCGACCAGCCGTACTTGCTTGGGGCAATATTCCCCTCCCTGTGTGCGGATGCCCCGCCGTCCTCGCCGGACATCTGGGAAATTTCGCGGCTATGTCTGTCCCGCTCGATCCGCGCAGCAGATGGGCTCAATGCGCGCAACTGCCTTGCCACCGCACTGGTCCAACTTGCCCTTGAAGAAGGCATAGTAGGTTACTGCTGCGTCGCGGACGAGGTCTGGGGCGCTCAAATCCAGACGTTTGGATGGCGCTGTCGTCAACTCGGCGACGCACAACAGTTGTCGACCGGCTCAATCGGCGCGCTGCAGATCGCCATCGATGACGACACACCCGAACTGTTGCGGCGGACGGGCATCTGGCGCGCGGACACGCGGGCATCGCGCAACGTGGTCGCCATGGAGGCGGGAGTATGA
- a CDS encoding phytanoyl-CoA dioxygenase family protein — protein sequence MTGPQFAAAHTARLRKDGFTILEGILDRRTIDRVSRDLDPHFATAPLSQGVFSGEDTRRFGRLPVRSSATHALIEHAGILALVEEMLGPWCDRFVLNLTQAIQLEAGSIEQVPHRDQDMWTLSRHLPPASGIELLVNVMWPLTDFTDENGATHIWPGSHRDPHKLILDPDLAVRAQMKPGSALVFLGSTLHAAGANRAQIPRRGIIISYCLGWLKPYEIPWLAYPPEIARKFTKTLAALAGYKIHRPNLGVFEGRCPSTLLDGTHSGGAIDALLPDQEHLITAWRNGEITHLDVLTGNASQ from the coding sequence ATGACGGGGCCTCAATTCGCCGCGGCCCACACCGCGCGCTTGCGAAAAGACGGCTTCACGATTCTCGAAGGGATTTTGGATCGCCGAACGATCGACCGGGTTTCGCGGGACCTTGATCCGCACTTCGCCACAGCGCCACTATCGCAAGGAGTCTTCTCTGGCGAGGATACCCGCAGGTTTGGACGACTGCCTGTGCGATCGTCAGCGACCCATGCGCTGATCGAGCATGCCGGCATTCTTGCGCTGGTCGAAGAAATGTTGGGACCCTGGTGTGATCGCTTCGTCTTGAACCTGACGCAGGCGATCCAGCTGGAAGCTGGCTCTATCGAGCAGGTTCCGCACCGCGACCAGGATATGTGGACTCTCAGCCGCCACCTGCCCCCCGCCAGCGGCATAGAATTGCTGGTCAACGTTATGTGGCCATTGACCGATTTCACCGATGAGAACGGCGCTACCCATATCTGGCCGGGCAGCCACAGGGATCCGCACAAATTGATTCTCGACCCCGACTTGGCCGTGAGAGCCCAGATGAAACCTGGCTCGGCCCTCGTATTTCTTGGATCGACGCTTCATGCGGCCGGCGCAAATCGCGCGCAGATCCCGCGGCGCGGCATTATCATTAGCTACTGCCTTGGGTGGCTCAAGCCCTATGAGATTCCGTGGTTAGCTTATCCTCCCGAGATAGCCCGTAAGTTTACCAAGACCCTCGCGGCGCTAGCAGGCTACAAAATCCACCGCCCCAACCTCGGTGTGTTCGAGGGCCGTTGCCCATCCACGCTGCTCGATGGAACTCATAGCGGCGGCGCCATCGATGCCTTGCTGCCAGACCAGGAACACCTGATCACGGCCTGGCGCAATGGCGAGATCACCCACCTCGACGTCCTGACAGGCAACGCGTCGCAGTGA